One window from the genome of Haloprofundus halobius encodes:
- a CDS encoding BolA family protein — MDLSEIEQLIEAHIENAEATVSRPRSPDENYEDAHFAAVVVSPAFEGKSLVQQHQMVYDALGERMTTDIHAMEIKTYTPDESDAR, encoded by the coding sequence ATGGACCTCAGCGAGATAGAGCAACTCATCGAAGCCCATATCGAGAACGCCGAGGCGACCGTGTCGCGACCGCGAAGTCCCGACGAGAACTACGAGGACGCCCACTTCGCCGCGGTCGTCGTCTCGCCGGCGTTCGAGGGGAAGTCACTCGTCCAGCAGCACCAGATGGTGTACGACGCCCTCGGCGAGCGCATGACGACGGACATCCACGCGATGGAGATAAAGACCTACACGCCCGACGAGTCCGACGCGCGGTAG
- a CDS encoding AGE family epimerase/isomerase, with translation MTDRFRDPGWLRGHVADVLTFYYPTCVDEARGGFVAQLDERDGGVYDPEPRHLVASARFVVNFARGARLDESAADSNVADADTLDWCRTAAAHGADFLADAHRDPETGGYRWLLSGTDPVDERRSCYGHAFVLLAYAEAAMAGISGARERLEETVDVVDDRFWEEEHGLCRSELDADWNPVEPYRGQNANMHMCEAMLGAYEATDDRRYLDRALTIARRMTVDLAAETGGRLWEHYTEEWEHDFAYNRDKPDDRFRPWGYQPGHHAEWAKLTVMLSRHSDEPWLRKRATELFEAALDGWDDEYGGFYYTLDREGDPVVDDKYGWPVAEAIGAAIALSDIVDESDEERYLAWYDRFWAYAEANLVAPGGNWYGRLTRENEYVDTNESPAVEPGYHPVGACWEALRSLG, from the coding sequence ATGACCGACCGGTTCCGCGACCCCGGGTGGCTTCGGGGCCACGTCGCCGACGTGTTGACGTTCTACTACCCGACCTGCGTCGACGAGGCGCGCGGCGGTTTCGTCGCCCAACTCGACGAGCGCGACGGCGGCGTCTACGACCCCGAACCCCGACACCTCGTCGCCTCCGCTCGCTTCGTCGTCAACTTCGCTCGCGGCGCACGTCTCGACGAGTCGGCGGCGGACTCGAACGTCGCCGACGCGGACACGCTCGACTGGTGTCGCACGGCGGCCGCCCACGGCGCGGACTTTCTCGCCGACGCCCACCGCGACCCCGAGACCGGCGGCTACCGATGGCTCCTCTCGGGCACCGACCCCGTCGACGAGCGGCGCTCCTGTTACGGTCACGCCTTCGTCCTACTCGCGTACGCCGAGGCGGCGATGGCGGGTATCTCCGGCGCACGCGAGCGCCTCGAAGAGACGGTCGACGTCGTCGACGACCGCTTCTGGGAGGAGGAGCACGGCCTCTGCCGGAGCGAACTCGATGCCGACTGGAACCCCGTCGAACCGTATCGCGGCCAGAACGCGAACATGCACATGTGCGAAGCGATGCTCGGCGCGTACGAGGCGACCGACGACCGGCGGTACCTCGACCGGGCGCTGACCATCGCGCGGCGTATGACCGTCGACCTCGCCGCCGAGACGGGCGGTCGCCTCTGGGAACACTACACCGAGGAGTGGGAGCACGACTTCGCGTACAACCGCGACAAGCCTGACGACCGTTTCCGACCGTGGGGTTACCAACCGGGCCACCACGCCGAGTGGGCGAAGTTGACCGTAATGCTCTCCCGGCACAGCGACGAACCGTGGCTCCGTAAACGAGCGACCGAACTGTTCGAGGCGGCGCTCGACGGCTGGGACGACGAGTACGGCGGCTTCTACTACACGCTCGACCGCGAGGGCGACCCGGTCGTCGACGACAAGTACGGCTGGCCGGTCGCCGAGGCCATCGGCGCGGCGATAGCACTGTCGGACATCGTCGACGAGAGCGACGAGGAGCGGTATCTAGCGTGGTACGACCGATTCTGGGCGTACGCCGAGGCGAATCTCGTCGCCCCCGGCGGCAACTGGTACGGGCGGCTCACGCGCGAGAACGAGTACGTCGACACGAACGAGAGTCCAGCGGTCGAACCGGGGTATCACCCGGTCGGGGCGTGTTGGGAGGCGCTACGGAGTCTCGGCTGA
- a CDS encoding ABC transporter ATP-binding protein yields the protein MAQLTLDHVTKVFDDNGTDVVAVDDVNIDIDDGEFLVLVGPSGCGKSTTLRMVAGLETVTSGEIRLDDTVINDRSPRDRDIAMVFQSYALYPHMTVRENMSFGLEESTEMSNDEIRRKVTETAEMMDIGDLIDRKPRELSGGQQQRVALGRAIVRDPEVFLMDEPLSNLDAKLRSGMRTELQRLQEDLGVTTMYVTHDQTEAMTMGDRIAILNDGRLQQVATPLEAYHQPANQFVAGFIGEPSMNFFEMELQGDRLVGDEFAYPLSQSTRESLGDSTRVVLGVRPEDVELVSDVTGDHDYETVVDVVEPMGNENNVYLSFTADSDVTFVATIGGMRSVEAGQPAVAHIPESAIHLFDAETGETLKNRSLEELEDTEPRL from the coding sequence ATGGCACAACTCACACTCGACCACGTGACGAAAGTGTTCGACGACAACGGAACCGACGTCGTCGCCGTCGACGACGTGAACATCGACATCGACGACGGGGAGTTCCTCGTGCTCGTCGGCCCCTCCGGCTGCGGAAAGTCGACGACGCTCCGGATGGTCGCCGGACTGGAGACCGTCACGAGCGGCGAGATCCGACTCGACGACACCGTCATCAACGACCGGTCGCCGCGGGATCGCGACATCGCGATGGTGTTCCAGTCGTACGCGCTCTACCCGCACATGACCGTCCGCGAGAACATGTCGTTCGGCCTCGAGGAGTCGACGGAGATGTCGAACGACGAGATACGCCGAAAGGTGACCGAGACCGCCGAGATGATGGACATCGGCGACCTCATCGACCGCAAACCGCGCGAACTCTCCGGCGGGCAGCAACAGCGCGTCGCGCTCGGGCGCGCCATCGTCCGCGACCCCGAGGTGTTCCTGATGGACGAACCGCTGTCGAATCTCGACGCCAAACTCCGGTCGGGGATGCGCACCGAACTCCAGCGTCTCCAGGAGGACCTCGGCGTAACGACGATGTACGTCACCCACGACCAGACGGAGGCGATGACGATGGGCGACCGCATCGCCATACTCAACGACGGAAGACTCCAGCAGGTTGCGACGCCGCTGGAGGCGTACCACCAGCCCGCCAACCAGTTCGTCGCCGGCTTCATCGGCGAACCGTCGATGAACTTCTTCGAGATGGAACTGCAGGGCGACAGACTCGTCGGCGACGAGTTCGCCTACCCGCTCTCGCAGAGCACTCGCGAGAGCCTCGGCGACTCGACGCGCGTCGTCCTCGGCGTCCGCCCCGAGGACGTCGAACTCGTCTCCGACGTCACCGGCGACCACGACTACGAGACGGTCGTCGACGTGGTCGAGCCGATGGGCAACGAGAACAACGTCTATCTGAGCTTCACCGCCGACAGCGACGTCACGTTCGTCGCGACCATCGGCGGGATGCGCTCGGTGGAGGCCGGACAGCCGGCCGTCGCACACATCCCCGAGTCGGCGATTCACCTCTTCGACGCCGAGACCGGAGAGACGCTCAAAAACCGGTCGCTCGAAGAACTCGAAGACACCGAACCACGGCTGTGA
- a CDS encoding carbohydrate ABC transporter permease has protein sequence MSNRRETRDESRFDIDKRRVGVYAALLAMVAFYLAPLESGLMTAFKTQDAFFGSTPFAPPPPSGVTVAPWFEAWSRLQQGVFNSILLAVPATILSAIFGSLAAYGLTNVNWRGQVAVIVLFVAGIFVPYQSVLVPLTQFWTMVDLPGLLAAVPVLADRAQLIELILTHTAYGIPICTILFRSYYATIDAEMLEAARLDGATVGRIYWKIILPLSVPIFAVTLIYQFTQIWNDLLFALVILSDPSNQVVTLSLNQLKGSMVQQYNLQMAGAFVAALPTLVVYVLFGEQFAEGVAGES, from the coding sequence ATGAGCAATCGACGTGAGACCCGAGACGAATCGAGATTCGACATCGACAAGCGGCGCGTGGGCGTGTACGCCGCCCTGCTCGCGATGGTCGCGTTCTACCTCGCGCCGCTGGAGAGCGGTCTGATGACGGCGTTCAAGACCCAGGACGCGTTCTTCGGGTCGACGCCGTTCGCCCCGCCGCCGCCGTCGGGGGTCACCGTCGCCCCGTGGTTCGAGGCGTGGAGTCGACTGCAGCAGGGCGTGTTCAACAGCATCCTGCTCGCCGTGCCGGCGACGATTCTGTCGGCTATCTTCGGCTCGCTCGCGGCGTACGGACTGACGAACGTGAACTGGCGGGGACAGGTGGCCGTCATCGTGCTGTTCGTCGCCGGCATCTTCGTCCCGTACCAGTCGGTGCTGGTGCCGCTGACGCAGTTCTGGACGATGGTCGACCTGCCCGGCCTGCTCGCGGCCGTCCCGGTGCTCGCCGACCGCGCGCAGTTGATAGAGCTCATCCTGACGCACACGGCCTACGGTATCCCCATCTGCACCATCCTCTTTCGGTCGTACTACGCGACCATCGACGCGGAGATGCTGGAGGCGGCCCGACTCGACGGGGCGACGGTGGGACGCATCTACTGGAAGATCATCCTCCCGCTGTCGGTGCCCATCTTCGCGGTGACGCTCATCTACCAGTTCACCCAGATCTGGAACGATCTGCTGTTCGCGCTCGTCATCCTCTCGGACCCGAGCAATCAGGTCGTCACCCTCTCTCTGAACCAGTTGAAAGGCTCGATGGTCCAGCAGTACAACCTCCAGATGGCGGGCGCGTTCGTCGCGGCGCTTCCCACGCTCGTCGTCTACGTCCTGTTCGGCGAACAGTTCGCGGAAGGCGTCGCGGGAGAATCCTAA
- a CDS encoding carbohydrate ABC transporter permease — protein MRGFILRLLGRTGDSGGAGADARTDGDARTDGGTTTQETAVGQSRLTSVLDSEFVRSLPFWLPAALFMGLFVYGAIGWNFVISLTDWSGLQPDPDYGTLGFEMYGQMLSDPTFITAARNTVVLLVAFTAVTLLLGLVLAILVDQQIRFENTLRTIYLLPMSLSFVVTAIFWAWMYNPEIGVINVFLRTVGLGYFAQAWISDPQFKLAAVIFALMWQFSGYCMVVYLAGLRAIPTEQYEAAKTDGASSYRMYRRVIIPQLRASTTSAAVVLMVFALKAFDFLFVLFGPVPGPSADILSVMMFREAFRSTNWAYGSAIATVLFLMALGVIGPYLYLQYTRGDL, from the coding sequence ATGCGAGGTTTCATCCTTCGACTGTTGGGCCGCACCGGCGACAGCGGCGGTGCTGGTGCCGACGCGCGAACAGATGGTGATGCGCGAACCGACGGCGGCACGACGACGCAGGAGACCGCAGTCGGGCAATCGCGCCTGACGAGTGTCCTCGACAGCGAGTTCGTCCGGTCGCTGCCCTTTTGGCTCCCGGCGGCGCTGTTCATGGGGCTGTTCGTCTACGGCGCCATCGGCTGGAACTTCGTCATCTCGCTGACCGACTGGTCGGGACTGCAACCCGACCCCGACTACGGCACGCTCGGCTTCGAGATGTACGGACAGATGCTGTCGGACCCGACGTTCATCACGGCGGCGCGGAACACGGTCGTCCTCTTGGTGGCGTTCACCGCGGTGACGCTCCTTCTCGGGCTGGTGTTGGCGATTCTCGTCGACCAGCAGATTCGCTTCGAGAACACGCTCCGAACCATCTACCTGCTCCCGATGAGCCTCTCGTTCGTCGTGACCGCCATCTTCTGGGCGTGGATGTACAACCCCGAAATCGGGGTGATAAACGTCTTCCTGCGGACGGTCGGCCTCGGCTACTTCGCGCAGGCGTGGATCAGCGACCCGCAGTTCAAACTCGCCGCGGTCATCTTCGCGCTGATGTGGCAGTTCTCCGGTTACTGTATGGTCGTCTACCTCGCCGGGCTCAGGGCGATACCGACCGAGCAGTACGAGGCGGCCAAAACCGACGGGGCGAGTTCGTATCGAATGTACCGCCGCGTCATCATCCCGCAGTTGCGCGCGTCGACGACGAGCGCGGCGGTCGTGCTGATGGTGTTCGCGCTGAAAGCGTTCGACTTCCTGTTCGTCCTGTTCGGTCCGGTACCCGGTCCCTCCGCGGATATCCTCTCGGTGATGATGTTCCGCGAGGCGTTCCGTTCGACGAACTGGGCGTACGGGTCGGCCATCGCTACCGTCCTCTTCCTGATGGCGCTCGGCGTCATCGGTCCGTACCTCTACCTGCAGTACACCCGAGGTGACCTATGA
- a CDS encoding ABC transporter substrate-binding protein yields the protein MTKNDDTLPRRTYLKLTGLVGTAGVTALAGCSQGGDGDGDGNDSQGGQTGDGNGSDSGNDSGGEDGGGEQLEIVHWWTAGGEEDALNALLEGFVEQTDYSEDDINNNPAPGGAGSALDTVIQNRVLNENPPSTFQIWPGQALTPYTDADVLEDIGDIWSGEMEEAYLEGVRQLAQPAGNYVSVPINIHRLNNLFYNVSVVEEAGVDMQNVSNPQELTQVMQTIADETDATPMAHQTQSPWSSLQLWEAVFQGQQGVEAYNQFTDGNVSDHEQGVKDALQTVKDYSEFFNDDAGSITWDQGNSKVIEGDAAMIHQGDWAAGQYESAEDFAYEEDWNHVAFPGTEGLYAIVPDSFVFPTNNPSPDVTSAFLEYCGSVDAQERFNPVKGSIPPRTDVPNEEFGPFLRSQRQEFEDSENQPPTIAHGTAVNPEIKSNLEEAFAGFNESWNVDETYNRMTNAF from the coding sequence ATGACAAAAAACGACGACACGCTCCCTCGACGCACGTATCTGAAGCTGACCGGCCTCGTGGGGACCGCGGGCGTGACGGCGCTCGCCGGTTGTTCACAGGGCGGTGACGGCGACGGCGACGGAAACGACAGCCAGGGCGGCCAAACAGGCGATGGCAACGGTTCCGACAGCGGAAACGACTCCGGGGGCGAAGACGGCGGCGGAGAACAACTCGAAATCGTTCACTGGTGGACCGCGGGCGGAGAGGAGGACGCACTGAACGCGCTCCTCGAGGGCTTCGTCGAGCAGACGGACTACAGCGAAGACGACATCAACAACAACCCCGCGCCCGGCGGCGCGGGCAGCGCGCTCGACACGGTCATCCAGAACCGCGTGCTCAACGAGAACCCGCCGAGCACGTTCCAGATATGGCCGGGACAGGCGCTGACGCCGTACACGGACGCGGACGTGCTGGAGGACATCGGCGACATCTGGTCGGGCGAGATGGAGGAGGCGTACCTCGAAGGCGTCAGACAGCTCGCCCAACCGGCCGGCAACTACGTGAGCGTCCCCATCAACATCCACCGGCTGAACAACCTCTTTTACAACGTCTCGGTCGTCGAGGAGGCGGGCGTCGACATGCAGAACGTCTCGAACCCGCAGGAACTCACGCAGGTGATGCAGACCATCGCCGACGAGACCGACGCCACGCCGATGGCGCACCAGACTCAGTCGCCGTGGTCGTCGCTACAGCTCTGGGAGGCGGTGTTCCAGGGCCAGCAGGGCGTCGAGGCCTACAACCAGTTCACGGACGGCAACGTCAGCGACCATGAACAGGGCGTCAAAGACGCGCTCCAGACGGTGAAGGACTACAGCGAGTTCTTCAACGACGACGCCGGTTCCATCACGTGGGACCAGGGCAACAGCAAGGTCATCGAGGGCGACGCGGCGATGATTCACCAGGGCGACTGGGCCGCGGGGCAGTACGAGAGCGCCGAGGACTTCGCGTACGAAGAGGACTGGAACCACGTCGCGTTCCCCGGTACCGAGGGGCTCTACGCCATCGTCCCCGACTCGTTCGTCTTCCCGACGAACAACCCGTCGCCGGACGTCACCTCGGCGTTCCTCGAGTACTGTGGCTCCGTCGACGCCCAAGAGCGGTTCAACCCGGTCAAGGGCTCGATTCCGCCGCGAACCGACGTCCCGAACGAAGAGTTCGGACCGTTCCTGCGGTCCCAGCGCCAGGAGTTCGAGGACTCGGAAAACCAGCCGCCGACCATCGCCCACGGGACGGCCGTCAACCCGGAGATCAAGAGCAACCTCGAGGAGGCGTTCGCCGGCTTCAACGAGAGCTGGAACGTCGACGAGACGTACAACCGCATGACGAACGCGTTCTAG
- a CDS encoding class II fumarate hydratase: MSDEYRTERDSLGEMQVPADAYWGAQTQRAVENFPISGITFGRRFVRALGVVKKAAAQANRELGLIPEEKADAIVDAADEVIAGDHDDQFPVDVFQTGSGTSSNMNANEVIANRAAELVGAEIGSREVHPNDHVNFGQSSNDVIPTAMHVASLGAVEKDLIPALSELAEALGEKEEEFDGVVKTGRTHLQDATPVRLGQEFGGYRTQIEKGVRRVENTREHLSELALGGTAVGTGLNTHPEFPEKAAEYISEETGIEFREADDHFEAQAAHDAMSEAHGALRTVAGSMNKIANDLRLLASGPRNGLGELEQPENQPGSSIMPGKINPVVAEAVNQVHKQVVGNDAAVAAGAAEGQIDLNLYKPVLAHDFLQSSELLSNSATVFADRFVRKLEANEEYVAEQVERSMALATALNPAIGYDKASKVAKKALAENKTVREVAVEEGYLTEAEADEVLDPEKMTHRGILGDD; the protein is encoded by the coding sequence ATGAGCGACGAGTACCGCACGGAGCGGGACAGCCTCGGCGAGATGCAGGTACCGGCCGACGCGTACTGGGGCGCACAGACCCAGCGCGCCGTGGAGAACTTCCCCATCTCGGGCATCACGTTCGGACGGCGGTTCGTCCGCGCGCTCGGCGTCGTCAAGAAGGCCGCCGCGCAGGCCAACCGTGAACTCGGGCTGATTCCCGAGGAGAAAGCCGACGCCATCGTCGACGCCGCCGACGAGGTCATCGCCGGCGACCACGACGACCAGTTCCCGGTCGACGTGTTCCAGACCGGGTCCGGAACGTCGTCGAACATGAACGCAAACGAGGTCATCGCCAACCGCGCCGCCGAACTCGTCGGCGCCGAAATCGGCTCCCGCGAGGTTCACCCGAACGACCACGTCAACTTCGGGCAGTCCTCGAACGACGTGATTCCGACCGCGATGCACGTCGCGTCGCTCGGAGCCGTCGAGAAGGACCTGATTCCGGCGCTGTCGGAGCTCGCCGAGGCGCTCGGCGAGAAAGAAGAGGAGTTCGACGGCGTCGTCAAGACCGGGCGAACGCACCTGCAGGACGCGACGCCGGTCCGCCTCGGTCAGGAGTTCGGCGGCTACCGCACCCAGATAGAGAAAGGCGTCCGCCGCGTCGAGAACACCCGCGAACACCTCTCGGAGCTGGCGCTCGGCGGGACGGCCGTCGGAACGGGACTCAACACCCACCCCGAGTTCCCCGAGAAGGCCGCCGAGTACATCTCTGAGGAGACGGGCATCGAGTTCCGCGAGGCAGACGACCACTTCGAGGCGCAGGCCGCCCACGACGCGATGAGCGAGGCCCACGGCGCGCTCCGAACGGTCGCGGGGTCGATGAACAAGATCGCCAACGACCTCCGGCTGCTGGCGTCCGGCCCCCGAAACGGCCTCGGCGAGCTAGAGCAACCGGAGAACCAGCCCGGTAGCTCCATCATGCCCGGCAAGATCAACCCGGTCGTCGCCGAGGCGGTCAACCAGGTCCACAAGCAGGTCGTCGGCAACGACGCCGCCGTCGCAGCCGGAGCCGCGGAGGGCCAGATAGACCTCAACCTCTACAAACCGGTGCTGGCGCACGACTTCCTCCAGTCGTCCGAACTGCTCTCGAACTCGGCTACCGTGTTCGCCGACCGCTTCGTCCGCAAGCTCGAAGCCAACGAGGAGTACGTCGCCGAGCAGGTCGAGCGGAGTATGGCGCTGGCGACGGCGCTGAACCCCGCCATCGGCTACGACAAGGCGTCGAAAGTCGCCAAGAAGGCGCTCGCGGAGAACAAGACGGTCCGCGAAGTCGCCGTCGAGGAGGGCTACCTCACCGAGGCGGAGGCCGACGAGGTGCTCGACCCCGAGAAGATGACTCACCGCGGCATCCTCGGCGACGACTGA
- a CDS encoding HVO_2901 family zinc finger protein, producing MVGMNVLRESKGRDMLLCRKCGAEFPEGQATRDGWHYRCPEDDCDAEGLGEGLRRA from the coding sequence ATGGTCGGGATGAACGTCCTACGCGAGTCGAAGGGCCGCGACATGTTGCTGTGCCGAAAGTGCGGAGCCGAATTCCCCGAGGGCCAAGCCACCCGCGACGGCTGGCACTATCGATGCCCCGAAGACGACTGCGACGCCGAGGGACTCGGCGAGGGGCTTCGACGCGCCTGA